The Toxorhynchites rutilus septentrionalis strain SRP chromosome 1, ASM2978413v1, whole genome shotgun sequence genome contains the following window.
AAAGCGGGTGTAAAAATGAACAACTGCTTGGATGGCCGTGAATATGGATCGCAAAATTGCCAGCAAAGATCCCACTCGGAGGCCACCTCGGATTGTGAAGAAACCTAAAACCAAGAAGCAGCCACCGAAACGGACCGACCAGCCGTTCAGCAACCTCCGTCTGTTCAGGAGCAGTCTGCTCTACCAGACGAAGGAATTTTTCGACAATTCGACGCTGCACGGAGTGCGTTACATTGCCGAGAAGGGACGCCCAGTGCTCGAGCGATTCATGTGGTTCTGCTTTGTGGCCATCGGAGCCGTCGCTGCGACGGTGATCATCTTCAGTCTGTGGGAAAAGTTTCAAACGAACCCCACCATTACCGGGTTGGACACGGACTTCCACAACCAGGAGGTGATTTTCCCCACGGTGATGGTTTGTCCCACGGCGCCGTATGACGAGGAGAGCGTCCAGGATGTGGCGTACGTGACGCTGGCGAACTACGAGTCCGGATCGGAGCAGTACGAGCCGTTTCTGCAGACTCTGACCAAACTGACGTATGGACTGATGGATAGGGCTGCTCAGCAGAGTGAGAAGGTGACCGACGATAAGCCAGCGGTGCACGGTAAATTGGCGGACGTTTAGCCGGAATTCTCCGAAGTGGTGAATGAGGTTGCAGTGATTTCTCTGTGCACATTACAGATCTCAGGAAGCTTGTGTTCAAGATGGCTATCCGTTGTAATGCAACCTTCGGTCAATGTCGCTACAAGGACGAGCCAATTAACTGTTGTGAGTACTTCAAACCGGTTTACTCCGAGCAGGGATTCTGCTACTCGTTCAACGCGCGTTATATCACCCCACCGATGGGAGAGTAAGTGCAACTGTTTCGTTCTTCGATTATTCTCACCTCCTCAGATATTGAAAAACGGAAGATGCGCCAGACTAATTGATGTTCATTTTCAGGGAGCGCAACAGCGACATCAGCTACCTGTACGAGACGGACAAGAAGTGGGGCCTAACGTTCGCACCCCTCCGGCAGTCCTACATATTCGTCCACTCGCACAACGAAATCTCCGGATGGGATTTCCGACCGCAGGTTCTGTGGGATCTAAACTTCGCGATCGATTTCTTAATTTCGATGAAGCATACCTACACCACGGAAGACGCCCGACAGCTTTCGATCGGGCAGCGAAAGTGTATCTTCCCGGATGAGGTCCGGTTGAAATACTACAACGATGAGTACACCTTCTCGGGCTGTATGCGGGAGTGTCGGCTGCGCAAATCTCTCCAGCTGTGTAAGTGTGTACCACCTTTCTACGCGCCACCACGTGTGCTGCAGTTCTGCAAGGTGCGTCAGTTGAGCTGCTTGGCAAAGTACACCGCAAACATTACCAGCATCCGTGATTGTCAGCACTGCGAGCTCGGATGTCACAATACAGTTTACGACATTGAGAAGTACTCCAAAGTGTAAGTTCTTTTTTGTGTCGGCATGAAACCATTCACGGTCCAACTCTTCCCTTTCCCCCACACAGAATGACAACGGACGAAAGCAAGGAACCGGTGGTCACCATCGAGTACCTCACCTGGCCAATCATTCGGTACAAGCGAGAGGTCCTCTTCGGATGGGTCGACTTGTTGGTTTCCTTCGGAGGCATCGCTGGTCTTTTTCTCGGCTTCAGTCTCCTATCGGGGGTAGAAATTGTATACTTTTTTACGATGCGAGCCTGCTGCATGCTGTACAAAAACCGTGACGAACTGGTGGCTATCGAACGGGAGAAAATGAAGCGACCACTGCCACGCTACAATCTCCAGCTTCGGCCGGATTTTCGCGCGAAGCCAGCGACTTCCGGAGAGTCCCACGAGCTGTCTGAAATTTCGGACTGTGGATTGAACAAGCACGTCACCAGCATCGGTCTGATGGAACGGGAGTTCCAAGGGGTCAAACAGCCCAGCGAACATGGGCTGGTGCTGACCGGATTCAGCTCCCGCCACCAGGATCGCTTCGAGAAGATGAAGGGTTTCATTCGGCCGGACTTCTTTCAACCCGTTCATGCGGCACCGTATAGCGAACGGATTAAGCCACTCGATAAGAACATGGTTCGAACGCGGGATGGGTTGTTCTACAGGGGGTATTTGCCATAAAATGGGGTCCACGATTAGATTTAACAATTTGTTCTTCATTTTTGTCTATTCGCAGCTATGTTTGCTCGATAGCAAACTGTCAAATGCATTATCAATTTCGTACAAATGTTAGATTACGATAGTGTTTGATCCGAAAACTCCACCCTGtggttattattattttttgttgtagGAGATTTTCAGCTTAAATTTTGGCTCTCCTGTGAATAATTTataaaacttgattcatttagaacccGGAATCCCAAAACAAATTGTATCTCGgaattggttaaaggtacaaaaagtgttttcatatcaaaatacagataaattattgttattttcagaaaaaaaacattgaaaaaattattccattacagttttgatgaattttcgtacttttcttcggataacctccatcagtgtttggactctctgttagtcaacctcagcggccattttattccacgatctctttATGTCTGCAACATTTCGAGTcactttggcacccttcctaaaTTTCAACTTGACAACTGTCCAATATTTCTCGATTAAGCGGGATTGGGGGCAATTGGGTGGATTAAGGTCTCTTTTCATGTAATCGCCATTGTCACGATACCACTGTAGCATCTCATGgctgtagtggcagcttgctaaatctggccaaaactgcGCCGGATCTTTGTGAGCCCTCATAAACGGAAGGAGACGTTTCTGCAGACACTCTCCCCTTTACATTTTCGAGttcattgtcttgtttgtga
Protein-coding sequences here:
- the LOC129761573 gene encoding sodium channel protein Nach — translated: MDRKIASKDPTRRPPRIVKKPKTKKQPPKRTDQPFSNLRLFRSSLLYQTKEFFDNSTLHGVRYIAEKGRPVLERFMWFCFVAIGAVAATVIIFSLWEKFQTNPTITGLDTDFHNQEVIFPTVMVCPTAPYDEESVQDVAYVTLANYESGSEQYEPFLQTLTKLTYGLMDRAAQQSEKVTDDKPAVHDLRKLVFKMAIRCNATFGQCRYKDEPINCCEYFKPVYSEQGFCYSFNARYITPPMGEERNSDISYLYETDKKWGLTFAPLRQSYIFVHSHNEISGWDFRPQVLWDLNFAIDFLISMKHTYTTEDARQLSIGQRKCIFPDEVRLKYYNDEYTFSGCMRECRLRKSLQLCKCVPPFYAPPRVLQFCKVRQLSCLAKYTANITSIRDCQHCELGCHNTVYDIEKYSKVMTTDESKEPVVTIEYLTWPIIRYKREVLFGWVDLLVSFGGIAGLFLGFSLLSGVEIVYFFTMRACCMLYKNRDELVAIEREKMKRPLPRYNLQLRPDFRAKPATSGESHELSEISDCGLNKHVTSIGLMEREFQGVKQPSEHGLVLTGFSSRHQDRFEKMKGFIRPDFFQPVHAAPYSERIKPLDKNMVRTRDGLFYRGYLP